From Methanosarcina lacustris Z-7289, one genomic window encodes:
- a CDS encoding SufB/SufD family protein, with protein MQTDEVSLKKRAESAAEKKATYGEDFELAKYEEGSKVSKPVKDLQTLDEESKKTLLRVGIIPNEEGRSGSFLVLDNAVSHSSHKDDNVELMSTHEALEKYEWLKDYSWNLVQVDTDKYTAKTYLENADGYFIRAPAGKKSSMPVQTCLMLDSKKVSQTVHNIIIVEEGASLDIITGCTAKKGVEEGLHLGISEIYVKKGATLNFTMIHNWAEQIGVRPRTVVQVDEGGTYVSNYICLKPVRSVQTYPTVRLEGKGAVTRLNTIAIAHPGSVLDLGSRAIFNAPDTRAELISRTITIGGRLVARGEMIGNAKGAKGHLECKGLVLTDKGSQLAIPILEANVDDIELTHEAAVGKIAKDQVEYLMARGLTEEEAIGMIIRGFLDVGIKGIPEELKTEIENTITQTAFGT; from the coding sequence ATGCAGACTGATGAAGTGAGCCTGAAAAAGAGAGCCGAGAGCGCAGCTGAAAAAAAAGCGACTTACGGAGAGGATTTTGAACTGGCAAAATATGAGGAGGGCTCTAAGGTTAGCAAGCCTGTTAAAGATCTTCAAACTCTTGATGAGGAAAGCAAAAAAACCCTGCTTAGGGTAGGGATAATCCCAAATGAAGAAGGCAGATCCGGTAGTTTTCTGGTACTGGATAATGCGGTCTCACACTCTTCTCATAAAGATGATAACGTGGAACTGATGTCCACGCATGAAGCCCTTGAAAAGTATGAATGGCTCAAAGATTACTCCTGGAACCTCGTGCAGGTGGATACTGACAAATACACGGCAAAAACCTACCTTGAAAATGCGGACGGTTACTTTATCCGTGCGCCTGCGGGAAAGAAGTCCTCCATGCCTGTGCAGACCTGCCTTATGCTGGACAGCAAAAAGGTATCCCAGACAGTGCATAATATTATAATCGTCGAGGAAGGAGCAAGTCTCGACATTATCACAGGCTGTACCGCCAAAAAGGGAGTTGAAGAAGGTCTGCACCTTGGAATATCCGAGATTTATGTGAAAAAAGGCGCCACCCTTAATTTCACAATGATCCACAACTGGGCTGAACAAATAGGAGTCCGTCCGAGGACAGTTGTGCAGGTAGATGAAGGCGGGACTTACGTGAGCAATTACATTTGCCTGAAACCGGTGCGCTCCGTACAGACCTACCCGACTGTCAGGCTAGAAGGAAAGGGAGCAGTTACAAGGCTCAATACTATAGCAATTGCCCACCCAGGCTCCGTACTTGACCTTGGAAGCAGGGCGATTTTCAACGCCCCGGATACGAGAGCAGAACTGATATCGAGGACAATTACAATCGGTGGGAGATTAGTTGCTCGAGGAGAAATGATAGGCAATGCAAAGGGTGCAAAAGGGCATCTGGAATGCAAAGGGCTTGTCCTTACAGACAAAGGCAGTCAGCTAGCAATCCCTATCCTTGAGGCAAATGTAGACGATATCGAGCTTACTCATGAGGCAGCCGTGGGGAAAATTGCTAAAGATCAGGTAGAGTACCTGATGGCAAGAGGGCTTACCGAAGAAGAAGCCATTGGAATGATCATAAGGGGTTTCCTTGATGTTGGGAT
- a CDS encoding ABC transporter ATP-binding protein, translating to MLKIEDLTVEVNGKTLLHDVNLEVEKGYTNVLFGPNGAGKSALMRTIMGFSEYSIVKGNILFNGEDITNLPVDERARRGLGIMMQRPPDMSGIKLRDLVKVASKGKKDPETLAENLDMRRFLDRDVNVGFSGGEIKRSELLQLAAQNPSLYLLDEPESGVDLVSIEQVGMTIKGLLEEGLNCPGERCKKGKSALIITHTGRVLDYVQADRGYILCNGTVMCSGNPLKMLEEIKNKGYQECITCRLMK from the coding sequence ATGCTGAAAATAGAAGACCTGACTGTAGAGGTCAACGGAAAAACTTTGCTTCATGACGTGAACCTCGAGGTTGAAAAAGGGTATACAAATGTGCTTTTCGGACCAAATGGAGCCGGAAAGTCCGCCCTTATGAGGACAATCATGGGCTTTAGCGAGTACAGTATTGTGAAAGGCAATATACTGTTCAATGGAGAAGATATTACCAATCTTCCAGTAGATGAAAGAGCTCGCCGCGGGCTGGGTATTATGATGCAGCGTCCGCCGGATATGTCCGGAATTAAATTGAGGGATCTTGTAAAAGTAGCATCGAAAGGAAAAAAGGACCCCGAAACCCTTGCAGAAAACCTTGACATGAGGCGCTTTCTGGACAGGGATGTAAATGTGGGTTTTTCAGGCGGAGAGATCAAACGCTCTGAGCTTCTGCAGCTTGCAGCCCAGAATCCGAGCCTCTACCTTCTGGACGAGCCAGAGTCCGGAGTGGATCTTGTAAGCATCGAACAGGTCGGGATGACAATAAAAGGACTTCTCGAAGAAGGTCTGAACTGCCCGGGTGAGAGATGCAAAAAGGGAAAATCTGCCCTTATCATTACCCATACAGGCCGGGTTCTGGATTATGTGCAGGCAGACAGAGGATATATTCTGTGTAATGGAACAGTGATGTGTTCAGGAAATCCCCTTAAAATGCTGGAAGAAATCAAAAATAAAGGGTACCAGGAGTGTATAACATGCAGACTGATGAAGTGA